A window of Campylobacter lari subsp. lari contains these coding sequences:
- a CDS encoding SoxW family protein yields the protein MFKTILTLSFLSIFFTACSNEEKLDANLISSGTQFSKENLQKANDLDKKSYEEIAHLFKDNTNIKSDDKNILIIFSANHCLYCDKLKEEIKNDKKIQDFIKEKYSSYYINISYKKIHTFYKNHKSDLSTAELSSIYDIVATPTIVILNKNSQTLLNYPGFISAKRLGATMEFLNQKENQNLDEAAIAQKLIHFYKENNI from the coding sequence ATGTTTAAAACAATACTCACACTTAGTTTTTTAAGTATTTTTTTTACAGCTTGTTCTAATGAAGAAAAACTTGATGCTAATTTAATCTCAAGCGGCACGCAATTTTCTAAAGAAAATTTACAAAAAGCAAATGATTTAGATAAAAAATCTTATGAAGAAATAGCTCATTTATTTAAAGACAATACAAATATAAAAAGTGATGATAAAAACATTTTAATTATTTTTAGCGCAAACCACTGCTTATATTGTGATAAATTAAAAGAAGAAATTAAAAATGATAAAAAAATACAAGATTTTATAAAAGAAAAATACAGCTCATATTATATAAATATAAGCTATAAAAAAATTCATACATTTTATAAAAACCACAAAAGCGACTTAAGTACAGCTGAACTTTCTAGTATTTATGATATAGTAGCCACCCCTACTATTGTAATTTTAAACAAAAACAGCCAAACTTTGTTAAATTATCCTGGTTTTATTAGCGCAAAAAGATTAGGCGCTACAATGGAGTTTTTAAACCAAAAAGAAAATCAAAATTTAGACGAGGCAGCCATAGCGCAAAAACTTATACATTTTTATAAAGAAAATAATATTTAA
- a CDS encoding rhodanese-like domain-containing protein — MPSGFIFAEANGEIGSIEGVKSISLAQAQEMLDQNNTYFFDVNSEQDRQANGYIPNSISTYVENWQNLLPQDKNANLVFYGLNRFRFEASQAAAVAIELGYKNSVVMLDGIESWITSGRKVEKIDTVKWEKAKEIIEFKDTIHSRFKFSNTPSCRDCHAQKGKGIRADIAASKNLINQKCATCHEKASNALAKSAHGIQEFLPAQDMQKKKEKPSCATCHSIHVTPKHSGIYSQKQLVDQKCAQCHKQKSATFHMTFHGKGMFLSTPGETPSVATCSDCHGKHNILKSSERSSTLSPINRVQTCKSCHPNANENFANWMAHADHSDGEKYPGLHGAYIFMTILVISVFVFFGAHTILWCLRLIAMRIKYPKEWKEARKAAHEDKVRIRRFSTFHRIQHFFMAASFLGLAFSGLPQKFYDSAWAKPMIDLMGGDIINAATIHHISAIVMFAVFFSHIGEIIIVNWKRRDIARDPITGKISFMKVLKATFGPDSLMPNWQDFKDMKDHFKWFFGFGSRPQFDRWTYWEKFDYLAVFWGMFIIGISGLILWFPAFFGKFLPGEAINLATLLHSDEALLATGFIFAIHFFNTHFRADRFPMDMVIFSGSVSEEEIKQERSVWYKRLKESGKLSTLYENKSNFKAYQWLAKLAGFAMLITGLVFLFLMLYTFFNTIL; from the coding sequence ATGCCATCAGGATTTATTTTTGCTGAGGCTAATGGGGAAATAGGATCAATAGAAGGTGTAAAAAGCATTAGCTTAGCACAAGCTCAAGAAATGCTAGATCAAAATAATACTTATTTTTTTGATGTCAACTCAGAGCAAGATAGACAAGCTAATGGTTATATACCTAATTCCATATCAACCTATGTGGAAAATTGGCAAAATTTATTGCCACAAGATAAAAATGCAAATTTAGTATTTTATGGTTTAAATCGTTTTAGATTTGAAGCTTCTCAAGCTGCTGCAGTTGCTATAGAACTCGGCTATAAGAACTCTGTTGTAATGCTTGATGGTATTGAATCATGGATAACTTCGGGTAGAAAAGTTGAAAAAATAGACACCGTTAAATGGGAAAAAGCTAAAGAAATTATCGAGTTTAAAGATACTATTCACTCAAGATTTAAATTTAGCAACACTCCATCTTGTCGTGATTGTCATGCTCAAAAAGGTAAAGGCATTAGAGCTGATATTGCAGCAAGTAAAAACTTAATCAATCAAAAGTGTGCAACTTGCCATGAAAAAGCAAGTAATGCTTTAGCAAAAAGTGCTCATGGGATACAAGAGTTCTTGCCTGCTCAAGATATGCAAAAGAAAAAAGAAAAACCATCATGTGCGACTTGTCACTCTATTCATGTTACCCCAAAACATTCAGGAATTTATTCACAAAAACAATTGGTCGATCAAAAATGCGCACAATGCCATAAACAAAAAAGTGCAACTTTCCATATGACTTTCCATGGTAAAGGTATGTTTTTAAGCACTCCAGGTGAAACTCCAAGTGTTGCTACTTGTTCTGATTGTCATGGTAAACACAATATTTTAAAATCAAGTGAAAGAAGTTCAACTCTCTCGCCAATTAACCGTGTTCAAACTTGTAAATCATGTCATCCAAATGCAAATGAAAATTTCGCAAATTGGATGGCACATGCTGATCATAGCGATGGCGAAAAATATCCTGGATTACATGGTGCTTATATATTTATGACTATTTTAGTAATTTCTGTATTTGTTTTCTTTGGAGCTCATACTATACTTTGGTGCTTGCGTTTGATTGCTATGCGTATAAAATATCCTAAAGAATGGAAAGAAGCAAGAAAAGCAGCACATGAAGATAAAGTAAGAATAAGAAGATTTAGCACTTTCCATAGAATTCAACATTTCTTTATGGCAGCTAGCTTTTTAGGTCTTGCATTCTCAGGCTTACCGCAAAAATTCTATGATTCAGCGTGGGCTAAACCTATGATTGATTTAATGGGTGGAGATATTATTAACGCAGCAACCATACATCATATTTCAGCCATAGTAATGTTTGCAGTATTTTTCTCTCACATTGGAGAAATCATCATCGTAAATTGGAAACGCCGTGATATAGCAAGGGATCCAATCACTGGTAAAATAAGCTTTATGAAAGTTTTAAAAGCTACTTTTGGACCTGATTCTTTAATGCCAAACTGGCAAGATTTTAAAGATATGAAAGATCATTTTAAATGGTTCTTTGGTTTTGGATCAAGACCGCAATTTGACCGCTGGACTTATTGGGAAAAATTTGACTATCTAGCAGTATTTTGGGGTATGTTTATCATTGGTATTTCAGGGCTTATTTTATGGTTTCCTGCTTTCTTTGGTAAATTTTTACCAGGCGAAGCAATCAACCTAGCAACCCTACTTCACTCTGATGAAGCCTTACTTGCTACAGGATTTATTTTTGCAATTCATTTCTTTAATACGCATTTTAGAGCAGATCGCTTCCCTATGGATATGGTGATTTTCTCAGGAAGCGTTAGTGAAGAAGAGATTAAACAAGAAAGAAGCGTATGGTATAAACGCTTGAAAGAAAGTGGAAAATTAAGCACTTTATATGAAAATAAAAGTAATTTCAAAGCATATCAATGGCTAGCTAAACTTGCAGGATTTGCAATGCTAATCACTGGCTTAGTATTTTTATTTTTAATGCTTTATACTTTCTTTAACACTATCTTATAA